The Microbacterium sp. LKL04 sequence GCGAGCGCGGTCCTGCGCGAAGTGAAGGGGATGGTGAAGCTCCTCCACGAGGCCGGCATCGAGGTCATCCTGGACGTGGTCTACAACCACACCGCGGAGCAGGGCCTCGGCGAGCCCCGCTCGAGCTTCCGCGGCCTCGACAACCGCGCGTACTACCGGCAGTCCGATGACGGCAACTACATCGACGTGACCGGATGCGGGAACTCGGTGAACACGTCGACGGATGCCGCGGCCCGCCTCGTCCTCGATTCCCTCCGCTACTGGGCGAACGATGTGCAGATCGACGGGTTCCGCTTCGACCTCGCACCCACCCTCGGTCGGGATGCATCTCACACCTTCACCCCCGATCACCCCCTCCTGAGCGCCATCGCCCAGGATCCCGCCCTCCAGGGCGTGAAGCTCATCGCCGAACCCTGGGACGTCGGACTCGGCGGCTGGCAGACCGGCGCGTTCGGAGACGGCTGGGCCGAGTGGAATGACCGGTACCGCGACCGCGTCCGGAACTTCTGGCTGAGCGACATCGACTACGCCCGACGAGCGGCAGTCACCCCGGTCGGGATCGGGGGGTTCGCGACTCGTCTGGCCGGCTCCGCCAACACTTTCAGCGCGGAGCGCGGACCGCTCGCCGGGGTCAACTTCGTCACTGCGCACGACGGCTTCACGCTTCACGACCTGGTGTCCTACGACGTGAAGCGCAACGAGGCCAACGGCGAGCACGGACGAGACGGCGCGGGCACCAACCGGTCCTTCAACCACGGTTTCGAGGGACCGACCGACGACGACGGCGTGCTCGCGACGCGTCGCCGCGCCATGCGGAACCTCTTGGGGACGCTGCTCCTGTCCGCCGGGGTCCCGATGATCACGGCGGGTGACGAGATCGCCAGGTCGCAGCGGGGCAACAACAACGCGTACTGTCACGACTCTGCGCTCACCTGGTACGACTGGTCGCTCGAACGGTGGCAGGAGGACCTGCGCGCTCATGTCGCACTCCTGACCCGCATCCGCCGGGAGAACCCGGCACTGCGCCCCGGCCGATTCGCGCATGCCGACAGGACCGTCCCCGGCGCCTCGGTGATCGACTGGTACGACGAGACCGGGCAGACGATGTCGGTCGAGCAGTGGACGGACCCTTCCCATCGCACGCTCCAGTACGCCGCGCAGTCGACACCGGAGCACGAGGCGCCCAACCGGACACTCCTCATCGTGCACGGACGCGAGCACGGCGTCGAGGTCACGCTCCCCTCGCTCGACGGGGTGACGCGCTTCGTCCCGCTGTGGTCGAGCATCGAGGAGCGTCCGTGCGCGGAAGCGCCCGTGCGCGGCCCGGGAGAGACCTTCACCGCCGAGGGGACGTCAATGTACCTGTTCCGAGCCGAGTGATCCAGGCCCGTTTCCGGGTCGGCTCCACGACGGTAGGTTCGGAGCGTGGCCTCACAGATCTCCCCCGCTTCCGTCCGCAGCTCCGCAGAGATCCCGCTTCGCCCGGCGAAGGCGACGCGAAAGGATGCCGGCGTCCGCAACGGCCGCATCCCGATCGCTTCTCATCGTCCCAGCGTTCCCGGTGGCCGTTTCGCGCCGTCGGCGTTCGTCGGCGAAGCCGTTCCGTTCACCGTCGCGGCCTTCCGTGAAGGGCACGACCGGATCGGCGTCCACCTTCGTCTCACCTCGCCCTCGGGTGTCTCGACGCTGCACCGGCTGCGGCCGCTCGAGGACGGCTTCGACACCTGGCAGGTGAGCGTCGCGCTCCTGGAGCAGGGCACGTGGAAGTTCCGTTTCGAGACCTTCGGCGACGACTACGCGACGTGGCGTCACGCCGCGGAACTGAAGATCGC is a genomic window containing:
- the glgX gene encoding glycogen debranching protein GlgX, which translates into the protein MISAPADPTTAASESPIPGLLSDAFHDLGVRVHDGVGTLRVWSENASAVEVVVFDDDDPDWIVDTLPLSPVGGGVWEATTPGLRVGASYSVRVDGPHGPGMTFNPATLLIDPYARGLASPGIHSWRSVVVDEGFDWGGVAKPRTPMDRTVVYEAHVKGLTKRHPGVPAALHGTYAGIAHPVMIEHYRSLGVTAIELLPIHAFASEPRLLQLGLTNYWGYNSVGFFAPHAPYATAAAQAEGASAVLREVKGMVKLLHEAGIEVILDVVYNHTAEQGLGEPRSSFRGLDNRAYYRQSDDGNYIDVTGCGNSVNTSTDAAARLVLDSLRYWANDVQIDGFRFDLAPTLGRDASHTFTPDHPLLSAIAQDPALQGVKLIAEPWDVGLGGWQTGAFGDGWAEWNDRYRDRVRNFWLSDIDYARRAAVTPVGIGGFATRLAGSANTFSAERGPLAGVNFVTAHDGFTLHDLVSYDVKRNEANGEHGRDGAGTNRSFNHGFEGPTDDDGVLATRRRAMRNLLGTLLLSAGVPMITAGDEIARSQRGNNNAYCHDSALTWYDWSLERWQEDLRAHVALLTRIRRENPALRPGRFAHADRTVPGASVIDWYDETGQTMSVEQWTDPSHRTLQYAAQSTPEHEAPNRTLLIVHGREHGVEVTLPSLDGVTRFVPLWSSIEERPCAEAPVRGPGETFTAEGTSMYLFRAE